From Streptomyces asiaticus, one genomic window encodes:
- a CDS encoding helix-turn-helix transcriptional regulator has product MKRQDLDDLVRLRRARDRMDRDYAEPLDVPALARGALMSPGHFSRSFRAAFGETPYSYLMTRRIERAKALLRRGDLTVTEVCIAVGCTSLGSFSSRFTQLVGESPSSYRARGHDDGAAIPACMAKIHTRPVRNGEASPAARP; this is encoded by the coding sequence GTGAAACGGCAGGATCTCGATGACCTCGTCCGGCTGCGGCGGGCCCGCGACCGGATGGACCGCGACTACGCCGAGCCGCTCGACGTCCCGGCGCTGGCGCGGGGCGCCCTGATGTCGCCGGGCCACTTCTCCCGCAGCTTCCGCGCCGCCTTCGGCGAGACCCCGTACAGCTATCTGATGACCCGCCGCATCGAGCGGGCCAAGGCGCTGCTGCGGCGTGGCGACCTCACGGTGACCGAGGTCTGTATCGCGGTCGGCTGTACCTCGCTGGGGTCGTTCAGCTCGCGCTTCACACAGCTGGTCGGCGAGAGCCCGAGCAGCTACCGGGCCCGCGGCCATGACGACGGCGCCGCCATCCCGGCGTGCATGGCCAAGATCCACACGCGACCGGTCAGAAACGGAGAAGCGAGCCCCGCCGCGCGGCCGTAG